In a single window of the Phoenix dactylifera cultivar Barhee BC4 unplaced genomic scaffold, palm_55x_up_171113_PBpolish2nd_filt_p 000535F, whole genome shotgun sequence genome:
- the LOC103698646 gene encoding uncharacterized protein LOC103698646, whose product MEAESWLKQIEKVFQALRCPDEEKVLFATFMLQGEAADWWEMEKGKLGPSDAPFIWEEFKKVFHEKYFSQGIRFQKYREFDRLEQGDMTVAQYAAKFEEMSRYAPTLISEDSDRARKFENGLRGRIQQQVAAFELSSYKDVVNKALVIEKGLDNAHAAREKNMKKKF is encoded by the coding sequence ATGGAGGCTGAGAGCTGGCTGAAACAGATTGAGAAAGTCTTTCAAGCTCTGAGGTGCCCTGATGAGGAGAAAGTCCTTTTTGCCACCTTTATGTTACAGGGTGAGGCAGCTGACTGGTGGGAAATGGAGAAAGGGAAGCTTGGTCCGAGTGATGCCCCCTTCATTTGGGAGGAATTTAAAAAGGTTTTCCATGAGAAATATTTTTCCCAAGGTATCCGATTCCAGAAATATAGGGAGTTTGACCGACTGGAGCAGGGTGATATGACGGTTGCTCAGTATGCAGCAAAGTTTGAAGAGATGTCCCGATATGCTCCGACCTTGATATCAGAGGATAGTGACCGAGCAAGAAAATTTGAAAATGGACTCAGGGGACGGATTCAACAACAAGTCGCTGCTTTTGAACTGTCTAGTTATAAAGATGTGGTTAACAAAGCCCTGGTGATAGAAAAAGGGCTTGACAACGCCCATGCTGCCCGAGAAAAGAATATGAAGAAAAagttttga
- the LOC120106358 gene encoding uncharacterized protein LOC120106358 has protein sequence MDDNGRKPSKVEFYKMTHTHRDDSFVREESRDIVDRATTLISERVGESSSSDTTSHVEAQVLAELLGPEHYGRVRGYGVGVTPTQLSAVGIYTRNTGEGSSNAEVSRLRTTIEDMKNRHQAELAELKQNQQTLQSQLEHISSMLQRFLHPQIPDTSTARRDDDGAKSGP, from the exons atggatgataatgggaggaAGCCTAGtaaggtggagttttataagatgactcacacccaccgagatgacAGTTTTGTTCGGgaggagtcaagagatatagtt gacagggcaacaactcttatttcagagcgcgtcggagagtcatcatcatccgacacgACCAGTCATGTCGAAGCTCAAGTGCTTGCTGAATTATTGGGCCCAGAGCATTATGGTAGAGTGAGAGGttatggcgttggagttacccccactcagttgtctgcagtgggCATATATACAAGAAATACTGGAGAAGGCAGTAGCAATGCAGAAGTTAGTAGACTTCGGACAACAATTGAAGATATGAAGAATCGCCATCAAGCAGAGTTGGCAGAGTTGAAGCAGAACCAACAAactttgcagtctcagcttgagCATATTTCATCTATGTTACAGCGATTTCTCCAtcctcag attcctgatacttcaacagctcgtagagatgatgatggcgCTAAATCCGGTCCCTGA